In one window of Myxococcus virescens DNA:
- a CDS encoding ABC transporter permease, protein MRLDALSRLVRLSLARERKGAFFSAFGVAMGVGALVFFVGLGLGVGRVIKEKVFPTDARLVDVVPPAVSLGSLLGGGQLDAPTVERLRELPGVEAAYRKMNVRVPAVTRYDGVFFGTRLRMGMEVLALGVEPALVQGDVQLGEFKDAGEGQPIPALVSTRLLELYNKTFAPARKLPQLSANMLVGFGFPVEFNRSYVAAASASGPTQSGQAQVVGASDRALLAGITIPLDAAIRLNRAFGVDAENYSGVTLVATDPSQVPVIVDGVKGMGLEIDDQERRMAENSGAAVALTTSALALLSLLICILAAVNIAHALSASVRARAKEIGVMQAVGASRADIRAIVLAEAAVVGLAGGAAGTIAALLLALGVNRLAAGYLPNFPFKPDSFFSFPWPVVAGGVALGLVAALAGAYFPSRRAAATDPARTLAG, encoded by the coding sequence ATGAGGCTGGACGCACTGTCCCGGCTGGTCCGGCTGAGCCTCGCCCGCGAGCGCAAGGGGGCGTTCTTCTCCGCCTTCGGCGTGGCCATGGGCGTGGGCGCGCTGGTGTTCTTCGTGGGCCTGGGCCTGGGCGTTGGCCGCGTCATCAAGGAGAAGGTCTTCCCCACGGACGCGCGGCTGGTGGACGTGGTGCCTCCGGCGGTGTCGCTGGGCTCGCTGCTGGGCGGTGGCCAGCTGGACGCGCCCACGGTGGAGCGCCTGCGCGAGCTGCCCGGCGTGGAGGCCGCCTACCGGAAGATGAACGTGCGCGTGCCCGCGGTGACGCGCTACGACGGCGTCTTCTTCGGCACCCGGCTGCGCATGGGCATGGAGGTGCTGGCCCTGGGCGTGGAGCCGGCGCTGGTGCAGGGCGACGTGCAGCTGGGCGAGTTCAAGGACGCGGGAGAGGGGCAGCCGATTCCGGCGCTCGTGTCCACGCGGCTCCTGGAGCTGTACAACAAGACGTTCGCTCCGGCGCGCAAGCTGCCCCAGCTCTCCGCCAACATGCTGGTGGGCTTCGGCTTCCCGGTGGAGTTCAACCGCTCCTACGTGGCCGCGGCGTCCGCGTCGGGGCCCACGCAGTCCGGGCAGGCGCAGGTGGTGGGGGCGTCGGACCGGGCGCTGCTGGCCGGCATCACCATTCCGCTGGACGCGGCCATCCGCCTCAACCGCGCGTTCGGCGTGGACGCGGAGAACTACTCCGGTGTCACGCTGGTGGCCACGGACCCGTCGCAGGTGCCCGTCATCGTGGACGGGGTGAAGGGCATGGGGCTGGAAATCGACGACCAGGAGCGCCGGATGGCGGAGAACTCGGGCGCGGCGGTGGCGCTCACCACGTCCGCGCTGGCGCTGCTGTCCCTGCTCATCTGCATCCTCGCGGCGGTGAACATCGCCCACGCGCTGTCCGCCTCCGTCCGGGCGCGTGCCAAGGAGATTGGCGTCATGCAGGCGGTGGGGGCCTCTCGCGCGGACATCCGCGCCATCGTCCTGGCGGAGGCCGCCGTGGTGGGGCTCGCGGGCGGCGCCGCGGGAACCATCGCCGCGCTGCTGCTGGCCCTGGGCGTCAACCGCCTGGCGGCGGGGTACCTGCCCAACTTCCCCTTCAAGCCCGACAGTTTCTTCTCCTTCCCCTGGCCGGTGGTGGCCGGAGGTGTCGCCCTGGGGCTCGTCGCCGCGCTCGCGGGCGCGTACTTCCCCAGCCGCCGCGCCGCCGCCACCGACCCCGCACGCACGCTCGCCGGATGA
- a CDS encoding ABC transporter ATP-binding protein: MIQARDVVKTYVDGDGTQVRVLDGMSLDVAQGEFVAVVGSSGSGKSTLLHLLGGLDVDYRGDIRVGGVTLRGLGDKALAHFRNTHVGFVFQSFHLIPNLSAVENVLLPSHFGVAPPDARKRAEALLERVGLGAKKDRAPVRLSGGERQRVAIARALFGKPRLLLCDEPTGNLDAATGTGVIALFQELHREGLTVLCVTHEERMSAAAGRVLRLKDGQLVEERAGLQVATGGAP; this comes from the coding sequence GTGATTCAAGCCCGGGACGTCGTGAAGACGTACGTGGACGGCGACGGCACCCAGGTGCGCGTGCTCGACGGCATGTCGCTGGACGTGGCGCAAGGGGAGTTCGTCGCGGTGGTGGGCTCGTCCGGCAGCGGGAAGTCCACGCTGCTCCACCTGCTGGGCGGCTTGGACGTCGACTACCGCGGCGACATCCGCGTGGGCGGTGTGACGCTGCGAGGACTGGGCGACAAGGCCCTGGCGCACTTCCGCAACACACACGTGGGCTTCGTCTTCCAGTCCTTCCACCTCATCCCCAACCTCTCCGCGGTGGAGAACGTGCTGTTGCCGTCGCACTTCGGCGTGGCGCCCCCGGATGCTCGCAAGCGCGCGGAGGCGCTGCTGGAGCGCGTGGGCCTGGGCGCGAAGAAGGACCGCGCGCCGGTGCGCCTGTCCGGCGGCGAGCGGCAGCGCGTGGCCATTGCCCGCGCCCTGTTCGGCAAGCCCCGCCTGTTGCTGTGCGACGAGCCCACGGGCAACCTGGACGCGGCCACGGGCACGGGTGTCATCGCCTTGTTCCAGGAGCTGCACCGCGAAGGACTCACCGTGCTGTGCGTCACCCATGAAGAACGGATGAGCGCGGCGGCCGGGCGCGTGCTGCGGCTCAAGGACGGGCAGCTCGTGGAGGAGCGCGCGGGGCTTCAGGTGGCCACGGGAGGTGCGCCATGA
- a CDS encoding ABC transporter substrate-binding protein, giving the protein MRLHRGPGLFLFLFLCVLGASYALASRMGYLDRLQERYFPSTREAVRLSPGDFPAGVAAPVADVASVPLRPVLIGFSPRGASAGLLVATGGATTLDNPVPPPGAAQGLLKTAYALDARAVLFAKEEDLRHALSIGAENGGVDMATLSVDRLAAWAPLLRDAAPRTLLLVGRSRGQEALAAVGVPDLASLRGRRLGVYPYGSSHYFALWLLSRVGLRITDVRWVELPTTLDAGRALREGRADAVVGLWGDVELAARDRGGAVLATTADAPHLVATVLVARGDFAARYPDAVRRVLRGLLDAGQSVLKDPTAGARMLGEVAPYLGDPIEAIRSAPPATLADNRAFFGLSGEAPVTYDELFQSAAALFQKLKQGPPVPPAEDTKDLGALKYVSEARGP; this is encoded by the coding sequence ATGAGGCTCCACCGCGGTCCAGGTCTCTTCCTCTTCCTGTTCCTCTGTGTGCTCGGCGCGAGCTATGCGCTCGCGTCGCGCATGGGGTACCTGGACCGCTTGCAGGAGCGGTACTTCCCGTCCACGCGTGAGGCGGTCCGCCTGTCGCCGGGAGACTTCCCGGCCGGCGTGGCGGCCCCGGTGGCGGACGTGGCCTCCGTGCCCCTGCGGCCGGTGCTCATCGGCTTCAGCCCGCGCGGTGCCTCCGCGGGCCTGCTGGTGGCGACGGGTGGGGCCACCACCCTGGACAACCCGGTGCCTCCGCCCGGCGCGGCGCAGGGGCTGCTGAAGACGGCCTATGCGTTGGACGCGCGGGCGGTGCTCTTCGCCAAGGAAGAGGACCTGCGCCACGCGCTGTCCATTGGCGCGGAGAACGGCGGCGTGGACATGGCCACCCTGTCCGTCGACCGGCTGGCCGCGTGGGCGCCGTTGCTGCGGGACGCCGCGCCTCGCACGCTGCTGCTGGTGGGGCGCAGCCGGGGGCAGGAGGCCCTGGCCGCGGTGGGCGTGCCGGACCTCGCCTCCCTGCGTGGCAGGCGATTGGGCGTGTACCCGTACGGCTCGTCGCACTACTTCGCGCTGTGGTTGCTGTCGCGCGTGGGGCTGCGCATCACGGACGTGCGCTGGGTGGAGCTCCCCACCACCTTGGATGCGGGGCGGGCGTTGCGCGAGGGCCGGGCGGACGCCGTGGTGGGGCTGTGGGGTGACGTGGAGCTGGCGGCTCGGGACCGTGGCGGCGCGGTGCTGGCAACGACGGCGGATGCGCCGCACCTGGTGGCCACGGTGCTGGTCGCCAGGGGGGACTTCGCCGCCCGCTACCCGGATGCCGTGCGGCGGGTGCTGCGGGGGCTCCTGGACGCGGGTCAGAGCGTGTTGAAGGACCCGACGGCGGGGGCCCGGATGCTGGGGGAGGTGGCGCCGTACCTGGGCGACCCCATTGAAGCCATCCGCAGCGCGCCGCCGGCCACGCTGGCGGACAATCGGGCCTTCTTCGGGCTTTCCGGCGAGGCGCCTGTCACCTATGACGAGCTCTTCCAGAGCGCCGCGGCGCTCTTCCAGAAGTTGAAGCAAGGGCCTCCGGTGCCTCCCGCGGAGGACACGAAGGATTTGGGGGCCTTGAAGTACGTGTCGGAGGCTCGCGGCCCCTGA
- a CDS encoding PspA/IM30 family protein: protein MWQRFKRAMRSFAGFFVSSIEDPELILEQNVRDLNDQVPKMNESIAMVRANVTLLEKENAKYQDDVRSLTAKVKAAIQAGRDDLAAQYASKLQIEKDALARNEQQLATARQAYEKALSVKKAFMREKERKTQEAMNAIREARRAKWQAKVADTMESFTVAGIDSTHDEMLRKVQEKSAINEARMQMALESVDHTAASIEEEAEKIQANELVKQFKMEMGLVSSPAPVSEVGSGPEKTIGKKVGVE, encoded by the coding sequence ATGTGGCAACGATTCAAGAGAGCAATGCGTAGCTTCGCCGGGTTCTTCGTCTCCTCCATCGAGGACCCGGAGTTGATTCTCGAGCAGAACGTCCGTGACCTGAACGACCAGGTCCCGAAGATGAACGAGTCCATCGCCATGGTCCGGGCGAACGTGACGCTGCTGGAGAAGGAGAACGCCAAGTACCAGGACGACGTGCGCTCGCTGACGGCCAAGGTGAAGGCCGCCATCCAGGCGGGCCGTGACGACCTGGCCGCGCAGTACGCCTCCAAGCTCCAGATTGAGAAGGACGCGCTGGCCCGCAACGAGCAGCAGCTGGCCACGGCCCGCCAGGCGTACGAGAAGGCCCTGTCGGTGAAGAAGGCGTTCATGCGCGAGAAGGAGCGCAAGACGCAGGAGGCCATGAACGCCATCCGCGAGGCGCGCCGCGCCAAGTGGCAGGCCAAGGTGGCCGACACGATGGAGTCCTTCACCGTGGCGGGCATCGACTCGACCCACGATGAGATGCTGCGCAAGGTGCAGGAGAAGTCCGCCATCAATGAGGCCCGCATGCAGATGGCCCTCGAGTCGGTGGACCACACCGCGGCGTCCATCGAGGAAGAGGCCGAGAAGATCCAGGCCAACGAGCTGGTGAAGCAGTTCAAGATGGAGATGGGGCTCGTCAGCAGCCCGGCGCCGGTGTCCGAGGTGGGCAGCGGGCCGGAGAAGACCATCGGCAAGAAGGTCGGCGTCGAGTAG
- a CDS encoding sensor histidine kinase produces MTSPHPVPGPLEETMSRAMDAQRRSVVGAGAAVRLVGAALFLAISTTLWLAGGRDWGMYPPALGLYASVAGVLFMLRQRRVARGLGAVQSLVDVGLVYWLQSTALPVSPFPAGVAGFSLGLFALVVALSGLGMRGTVVYGTALLSAVAQAALMRQADVGWGAVAIAVVALVLVAVVSHYGTGRLRNLAVTLSRLEVDRALEARRFQEVEEARRTIERMLADAQAQNAELQRLQRDKEQLTEFLVHDLRSPLSALTLSLSWMEQEVPQQGILGESVRTGLAVTARLDRMISDLLDVPRLEEGRLEPQRTTFPATRIVEDVRRSLESVARARKLTLDAEVPVQLELEGDADLLVRVLENLTTNALRYAPSGGRVRLEAGADVNGRWLAVRNDGPPISEEARGRIFDKYEQADAERDSRRGYGLGLYFCRLAAEAHGGRLAVEDAPGWSTSFVLRLPA; encoded by the coding sequence GTGACGTCTCCGCATCCCGTGCCCGGCCCGCTCGAAGAGACGATGTCCCGGGCCATGGACGCCCAACGGAGGAGCGTCGTCGGCGCGGGCGCGGCGGTGCGGCTCGTCGGCGCGGCCCTGTTCCTGGCCATCAGCACCACGCTGTGGCTGGCCGGAGGCCGGGACTGGGGGATGTACCCACCGGCGCTGGGGCTCTACGCCTCGGTCGCCGGCGTGCTGTTCATGCTCCGCCAGCGGCGCGTGGCCCGGGGCCTGGGCGCGGTGCAGTCCCTGGTGGACGTGGGGCTCGTGTACTGGCTTCAGTCCACGGCCCTGCCCGTCTCGCCCTTTCCCGCGGGTGTGGCGGGCTTCAGCCTGGGCCTGTTCGCGCTCGTCGTCGCCCTGAGCGGGCTGGGCATGCGAGGCACCGTCGTCTACGGCACCGCGCTGTTGTCCGCCGTGGCCCAGGCGGCGCTCATGCGGCAGGCGGACGTGGGCTGGGGCGCGGTGGCCATCGCCGTGGTGGCGCTGGTGCTGGTGGCCGTGGTGAGCCACTACGGCACCGGGCGGCTGCGCAACCTGGCGGTGACGCTCTCCCGCCTGGAAGTGGACCGGGCGCTGGAGGCCCGCCGCTTCCAGGAAGTGGAGGAGGCGCGCCGCACGATTGAGCGCATGCTGGCGGACGCCCAGGCCCAGAACGCCGAACTGCAGCGGCTGCAACGGGACAAGGAGCAGCTGACCGAGTTCCTGGTCCACGACCTGCGCTCGCCCCTGTCGGCGCTGACGCTCTCCTTGTCGTGGATGGAGCAGGAGGTGCCCCAGCAGGGCATCCTCGGCGAGTCCGTCCGCACAGGGCTGGCCGTCACCGCGCGGCTGGACCGGATGATTTCCGACCTCCTGGACGTGCCCCGCCTGGAGGAAGGCCGGCTGGAGCCGCAGCGGACCACCTTCCCCGCCACGCGCATCGTGGAAGACGTGCGCCGCTCCCTGGAGAGCGTGGCCCGCGCGCGCAAGCTCACCCTGGACGCGGAGGTCCCCGTCCAACTGGAGCTGGAGGGCGACGCCGACCTGCTGGTCCGCGTCCTGGAGAACCTCACCACCAATGCCCTGCGCTACGCCCCGTCGGGCGGGAGGGTGCGCCTGGAAGCCGGCGCGGATGTGAACGGCCGCTGGCTCGCGGTGCGCAACGACGGCCCGCCCATCTCCGAAGAGGCGCGCGGGCGCATCTTCGACAAGTACGAGCAGGCCGACGCGGAGCGGGACAGCCGCCGTGGCTACGGCCTGGGGCTCTACTTCTGCCGGCTCGCCGCGGAGGCCCACGGCGGGCGGTTGGCGGTAGAGGACGCGCCCGGCTGGTCCACGTCCTTCGTGCTGCGGCTGCCGGCCTGA
- a CDS encoding 5'-deoxyadenosine deaminase, which yields MDLLLTGGTVVTMNREREVLVDADVLVQDGRIAKVGRGLKPRGTRRVVDVTGKVVLPGLIHGHLHACQTLFRGRADGLELLDWLRERIWPFEASHDAASMRASADLTFAELIRSGATAALDMGSVYHYDAVFESARDAGFRLVGGKAMMDAGAGVPAGLRESTEESLRESLALKERWHGTHGGRLRYAFAPRFVLSCTPELLREVARLAKEHGLRIHTHASENAKETDAVRQYTGGEDNVAFFHTVGMSGPHVTMAHCVWLSQEEQDILRDTRTVVCHCPGSNLKLASGIAKVPELLEAGVAVALGADGAPCNNTLDIFYEMKLAAVMHNPRVGPCAMTPMRVLEMATLHGARALGLEDEVGSLEPGKRADITVVDVSGLHAGPTPEDVLVPLVHSARGSDVAHVFIDGQPVLRDGVLTTLDASSVLANANAQVARILKRRQKKARSG from the coding sequence GTGGATTTGCTCCTGACTGGTGGCACGGTTGTAACGATGAACCGCGAGCGCGAGGTGCTCGTGGATGCGGACGTCCTCGTCCAGGATGGCCGCATCGCCAAGGTGGGCCGGGGCCTCAAGCCTCGCGGCACCCGGCGGGTGGTGGACGTGACGGGAAAGGTGGTGCTGCCGGGCCTCATCCACGGCCACCTCCACGCTTGTCAGACGCTCTTCCGTGGCCGCGCGGACGGGCTGGAGTTGCTGGACTGGCTCCGCGAGCGCATCTGGCCCTTCGAGGCCTCGCACGACGCCGCGTCCATGCGGGCCTCGGCGGACCTGACCTTCGCGGAGCTCATCCGCTCGGGCGCCACGGCGGCGCTCGATATGGGCAGCGTGTACCACTACGACGCCGTCTTCGAGTCGGCGCGGGACGCCGGCTTCCGGCTGGTGGGCGGCAAGGCGATGATGGACGCGGGCGCGGGCGTCCCCGCGGGCCTGCGCGAAAGCACCGAGGAGTCGCTGCGGGAGAGCCTGGCGTTGAAGGAGCGCTGGCACGGCACGCACGGCGGCCGGCTGCGCTACGCCTTCGCCCCGCGCTTCGTGCTGTCCTGCACCCCGGAGCTGCTGCGCGAGGTGGCGCGGCTGGCCAAGGAGCACGGGCTGCGCATCCACACCCACGCCAGTGAGAACGCGAAGGAGACGGACGCGGTCCGCCAGTACACCGGCGGCGAGGACAACGTGGCCTTCTTCCACACGGTGGGGATGTCCGGCCCGCACGTGACGATGGCCCACTGCGTGTGGCTGTCCCAGGAGGAGCAGGACATCCTGCGCGACACCCGCACGGTGGTGTGCCACTGCCCCGGCTCCAACCTCAAGCTGGCGTCGGGCATCGCCAAGGTGCCGGAGCTGCTGGAGGCCGGCGTGGCGGTGGCGCTGGGCGCGGACGGCGCGCCCTGCAACAACACGCTCGACATCTTCTACGAGATGAAGCTCGCCGCGGTGATGCACAACCCGCGCGTGGGGCCGTGCGCGATGACGCCCATGCGCGTGCTGGAGATGGCCACGCTGCACGGCGCCCGGGCGCTGGGCCTGGAGGACGAGGTGGGCTCGCTGGAGCCCGGCAAGCGCGCCGACATCACCGTGGTGGACGTCAGCGGCCTGCACGCGGGCCCCACGCCCGAGGACGTGCTGGTGCCGCTGGTGCACTCCGCGCGGGGCAGCGACGTGGCGCACGTCTTCATCGACGGCCAGCCGGTGCTGCGTGATGGGGTGCTCACCACCTTGGACGCGTCCTCCGTCCTGGCGAACGCGAACGCGCAGGTGGCGCGCATCCTCAAGCGCCGCCAGAAGAAGGCGCGCAGCGGCTGA
- a CDS encoding cytidine deaminase yields the protein MADEIPWERLFEEAARVRARAHVPYSRFPVGAAVLFADGAVVAGCNVENATYGLTVCAERNAFAAAVAQGHTQPVAVAIVVDTPEPCPPCGMCRQVMAEFGGQELPVRSRTPQGGEARYTLGGLLPHAFTKDFF from the coding sequence ATGGCGGACGAGATTCCCTGGGAGCGCCTGTTCGAGGAAGCCGCGCGCGTGCGAGCGCGCGCCCACGTGCCCTATTCGCGGTTCCCCGTAGGGGCCGCCGTCCTCTTTGCGGACGGCGCCGTGGTGGCCGGCTGCAACGTGGAGAACGCCACCTACGGGCTCACCGTCTGCGCGGAGCGCAATGCCTTCGCGGCGGCCGTGGCCCAGGGGCACACCCAGCCGGTGGCCGTGGCCATCGTCGTGGATACCCCCGAGCCCTGTCCTCCGTGTGGCATGTGCCGCCAGGTCATGGCCGAGTTTGGCGGGCAGGAGCTGCCCGTGCGCAGCCGGACGCCTCAGGGCGGCGAGGCGCGCTACACCCTGGGAGGCCTGCTGCCGCATGCCTTCACCAAAGACTTCTTCTAG
- a CDS encoding TIGR02266 family protein yields MAERNDSMSDKAEDRRDSPRVPMRLKVRREGSSGDFEQHEGDLSLGGCAWQGSGWEQGTRVEVRFRLPILPDEVEAKGEVLQAAPGANGPAARVRFVDLPVESELAIARHLDDVQSGTARS; encoded by the coding sequence ATGGCCGAGAGGAACGACTCGATGAGCGACAAGGCCGAGGACCGACGGGATTCGCCCCGGGTCCCCATGCGCCTGAAGGTGCGCCGGGAAGGCAGCTCGGGGGACTTCGAGCAGCATGAGGGAGACCTGTCCCTGGGCGGCTGCGCCTGGCAGGGCTCCGGTTGGGAGCAGGGGACGCGCGTGGAAGTGCGCTTCCGGCTGCCCATCCTTCCCGATGAGGTGGAAGCGAAGGGCGAGGTGCTCCAGGCCGCGCCGGGCGCCAACGGTCCGGCGGCGCGGGTCCGCTTCGTGGACCTGCCGGTGGAGTCCGAGCTGGCCATCGCGCGCCACCTGGATGATGTGCAGAGCGGCACGGCCCGCTCGTAA
- a CDS encoding SET domain-containing protein-lysine N-methyltransferase translates to MNQGAALYIHPGVKVRPCEWGYGVFTDAFIKAGDLIEECHYLKLPRALSQNPQLQDYVFLLQWAKHEVPREGEWVALVLGYGMIYNHAREPNTSYHREATRDVFCYHALRDIHPGEQLCISYGEDWWASRDQGVPA, encoded by the coding sequence ATGAACCAGGGCGCGGCGCTGTACATCCATCCGGGCGTGAAGGTCCGTCCGTGCGAGTGGGGCTACGGCGTCTTCACGGACGCCTTCATCAAGGCGGGCGACCTCATCGAGGAATGCCACTACCTCAAGTTGCCGCGCGCCCTCTCGCAGAACCCCCAGCTCCAGGACTACGTCTTCCTGCTCCAATGGGCGAAGCACGAGGTGCCCCGCGAGGGGGAGTGGGTGGCGCTCGTGCTGGGGTACGGGATGATCTACAACCACGCCCGAGAGCCCAACACGTCCTATCACCGCGAGGCGACCCGGGACGTCTTCTGCTACCACGCGCTGCGGGACATCCACCCCGGCGAGCAGCTCTGCATCAGCTACGGCGAGGACTGGTGGGCGTCCCGGGACCAGGGCGTCCCAGCCTGA
- a CDS encoding DUF4328 domain-containing protein, which yields MALAASAVLAVPVAILNLWLYLRFDNGSPSLEDAESFDQLNALLALPSLLTMLATVVLYLRWLRLSVKTANALGLSNESTGWATFCWFIPFANLFKPLEVVRGLWQGLGGPPERQSMLTAWWATWILSNIISNVGSTFGRADAASSTSLSVALLAGILSEGLSIAAAVLCIRIIRDIESLLVARRTEAEATMNGATP from the coding sequence GTGGCCCTGGCGGCGAGCGCGGTCCTCGCCGTCCCTGTCGCCATCCTCAACCTCTGGCTCTACCTGCGCTTCGACAATGGGAGCCCCAGCCTCGAGGACGCCGAGTCCTTCGACCAACTGAACGCGCTGCTCGCGCTCCCCTCCCTGCTGACGATGCTCGCCACCGTGGTCCTCTACCTGCGCTGGCTGCGCTTGAGTGTGAAGACCGCCAATGCCCTGGGGTTGAGCAACGAATCGACGGGCTGGGCCACGTTCTGCTGGTTCATTCCGTTCGCCAACCTCTTCAAGCCGCTCGAGGTGGTGCGAGGCCTCTGGCAAGGCTTGGGCGGCCCCCCGGAGAGGCAGTCCATGCTCACGGCCTGGTGGGCGACGTGGATCCTCAGCAACATCATCAGCAACGTCGGCAGCACCTTCGGCAGGGCGGATGCCGCGAGCTCCACTTCGCTGTCCGTGGCGCTCCTCGCCGGGATTCTTTCGGAGGGTCTCTCCATCGCGGCGGCGGTGCTGTGCATCCGCATCATCAGAGACATCGAGTCGCTGCTCGTGGCCCGTAGGACGGAGGCGGAGGCGACCATGAACGGCGCCACTCCCTGA
- a CDS encoding thymidine phosphorylase: protein MQPYELIKAKRDGGRLEPADIRAFIEAYTAGTVADYQMAAMCMAIFFRGMDSRELGAWARAMLESGEVLDLSDTPGVKVDKHSTGGVGDKVSLSLAPLAAACGVPVPMISGRGLGHTGGTLDKLESIPGFNVNLPTSEYRRLVREVNCCLIGQTAQVAPADKKLYALRDVTATVDCIPLIASSIMSKKLAEGIDALVLDVKVGSGAFMKRDEDARTLAKTMIGLGAEMGKKVVALLTDMDQPLGRKVGNALEVIEAVDMLRGNAPEDYTEVTYALTAEMLVLGKKAATVEEAREKLRKVVEDGSAVRKLKEIVQVQGGDPRSIDDYSLLPQAKATVDVVAPRDGFVTGIDTEGVGLAAVALGAGRQRTDSKIDPAVGFTLLKKSGESVKQGEPLVRVHYNDAAPLENVKARLLAAYRFGDVAPVARPLIRERVE, encoded by the coding sequence GTGCAACCCTACGAACTCATCAAGGCCAAGCGGGATGGCGGCCGGCTGGAACCGGCGGACATCCGTGCGTTCATCGAGGCGTATACGGCGGGGACGGTGGCGGACTACCAGATGGCGGCCATGTGCATGGCCATCTTCTTCCGGGGCATGGACTCCCGGGAGCTGGGCGCCTGGGCCCGCGCCATGCTGGAGTCCGGTGAGGTGCTGGACCTGTCCGACACGCCGGGTGTGAAGGTGGACAAGCATTCGACGGGCGGGGTGGGCGACAAGGTCTCCCTCAGCCTGGCGCCGCTGGCCGCCGCGTGCGGAGTCCCGGTGCCCATGATTTCGGGCCGGGGCCTGGGGCACACGGGTGGGACGCTGGACAAGCTGGAGTCCATCCCCGGCTTCAACGTCAACCTGCCGACGTCGGAGTACCGGCGGCTGGTGCGCGAGGTGAACTGCTGCCTGATTGGCCAGACGGCGCAGGTGGCCCCGGCGGACAAGAAGCTCTATGCGCTGCGGGACGTGACGGCGACGGTGGACTGCATCCCGCTGATCGCGTCCTCCATCATGAGCAAGAAGCTGGCGGAGGGCATCGACGCGCTGGTGCTGGACGTGAAGGTGGGCAGTGGCGCCTTCATGAAGCGCGACGAGGACGCGCGCACGCTTGCGAAGACGATGATTGGCCTGGGCGCGGAGATGGGGAAGAAGGTCGTGGCCCTGCTCACCGACATGGACCAGCCGCTGGGCCGCAAGGTGGGCAACGCGCTGGAGGTCATCGAGGCGGTGGACATGCTCCGCGGCAACGCGCCGGAGGACTACACCGAGGTGACGTATGCCCTCACGGCGGAGATGCTGGTGCTGGGCAAGAAGGCCGCCACGGTGGAGGAGGCGCGCGAGAAGCTGCGCAAGGTGGTGGAGGACGGCAGCGCGGTGCGCAAGCTGAAGGAGATTGTCCAGGTGCAGGGCGGAGACCCGCGCTCCATCGACGACTACTCCCTGCTGCCCCAGGCGAAGGCCACCGTGGACGTGGTGGCGCCCCGGGACGGCTTCGTCACCGGCATCGACACGGAGGGCGTGGGCCTGGCGGCGGTAGCGCTGGGCGCGGGCCGGCAGCGGACGGACAGCAAGATCGACCCGGCCGTGGGCTTCACGCTGCTGAAGAAGTCGGGCGAGTCCGTGAAGCAGGGCGAGCCCTTGGTGCGCGTGCATTACAACGACGCGGCCCCGTTGGAGAACGTGAAGGCGCGCCTCTTGGCCGCGTACCGGTTCGGCGACGTGGCCCCCGTGGCCCGGCCGCTCATCCGCGAGCGGGTGGAGTAG